A window of the Brachyspira suanatina genome harbors these coding sequences:
- a CDS encoding iron-containing alcohol dehydrogenase, translating to MSRFTIPRDLYYGDNAMEELKNLKGYKKAIIVTGGSSMKRGGFLDKCEKILKDTGLEVKIFDGVEPDPSIETVYRGAEAMREFNPDVIVALGGGSALDAAKAMWVFYEYPEKKFDDIKTPFTMPKLRKKAIFAAIPSTSGTASEVTAFSVITDYSTNIKYPLADFEITPDIAILDYSIPMTMPETVSADTGMDALTHSIEAYVAGLRTDITDALAMKAIDMIVHNIEKAVKGDKEGRAKLHVAQCLAGMAFSNALLGIVHSLAHKTGAEFHITHGRCNAILLPYVIQYNSKVCADRFADIARMLKLSGNTDAELTASLVNKVKELNAKLGIKQTYKDNDVTEDHFKQKCDDIAKNAVADPCTGSNPRETDVSNMKKVLEAAYYGNDVNF from the coding sequence ATGTCAAGATTTACAATTCCTAGAGATTTATACTACGGCGACAATGCTATGGAAGAATTGAAAAATTTGAAAGGTTATAAAAAAGCCATAATCGTTACAGGAGGTTCTTCTATGAAAAGAGGAGGCTTTCTTGATAAATGCGAAAAAATATTAAAAGATACTGGTTTAGAAGTTAAAATATTTGACGGAGTTGAACCAGATCCTTCTATAGAAACAGTTTATAGAGGTGCTGAAGCTATGAGAGAATTTAATCCTGATGTAATAGTTGCATTGGGAGGAGGTTCTGCACTTGATGCTGCTAAGGCTATGTGGGTGTTCTATGAATATCCTGAGAAGAAATTCGATGATATTAAAACTCCTTTCACTATGCCTAAACTTAGAAAGAAAGCAATATTTGCAGCAATACCTTCTACAAGCGGTACAGCTTCAGAGGTTACTGCTTTCTCAGTTATAACTGATTATTCTACTAACATTAAATACCCATTAGCAGATTTTGAAATTACTCCGGACATTGCCATACTTGATTACTCAATACCTATGACAATGCCTGAAACAGTTTCTGCTGATACTGGTATGGATGCACTTACTCACTCTATAGAGGCTTATGTTGCAGGACTTAGAACTGATATTACAGATGCTTTGGCTATGAAAGCAATTGATATGATTGTTCATAATATAGAAAAAGCAGTGAAAGGAGATAAAGAGGGTAGAGCAAAACTTCATGTTGCTCAATGTTTAGCTGGTATGGCTTTCTCAAATGCTTTACTTGGTATAGTACATAGTTTGGCTCATAAAACTGGTGCTGAATTCCATATTACTCATGGAAGATGCAATGCTATACTTCTTCCTTATGTTATTCAGTACAATTCAAAAGTTTGTGCTGACAGATTTGCTGATATAGCTAGAATGCTTAAACTTTCTGGAAATACTGATGCAGAACTTACAGCTTCTTTAGTAAATAAAGTTAAAGAATTAAATGCTAAATTAGGTATCAAACAAACTTATAAAGATAACGACGTAACTGAAGATCATTTCAAACAAAAATGCGATGATATAGCTAAGAATGCCGTTGCTGATCCTTGTACGGGCTCTAACCCAAGAGAGACTGACGTTTCTAATATGAAAAAAGTATTAGAAGCAGCTTACTATGGAAATGATGTCAACTTTTAA
- a CDS encoding helix-turn-helix domain-containing protein, which translates to MNYVLGYILLVAYLFGFIIGFSTILFSIIYYIIERVAWLKYYIIFLFTFAFLLLIRAVKLLSFLTVPYFMSNNIFNTLYFFSFSIAMSLMLYFIPAFLYRFLNIKWNFKQNIIYIIISIVHFVLSILGILITFDIYIISSIIFYISIIAIFIIGAVNYKSIKDKTMKLIVKILGLITIIIYPVLIYQLIIYRMEAADIGSMDITLLLFYIWWNLVMLGYLSWYFINIVNNKMSNPNNLKNENIIKDDVKTENESSKEIEVNLTKREKEILSYLLDGKTNKEVSLILSISLNTVNNHVANIYEKSGVKNRVELVNKFSKN; encoded by the coding sequence ATGAATTATGTATTAGGATATATTCTTTTAGTTGCCTATTTGTTTGGTTTTATAATAGGCTTTTCTACAATACTTTTTTCCATTATTTATTATATAATAGAAAGAGTTGCATGGCTTAAATATTATATAATATTTTTATTTACTTTTGCATTTCTCCTTTTAATAAGAGCTGTTAAACTTCTAAGTTTTTTAACAGTCCCATATTTTATGTCTAACAATATATTTAATACTTTATATTTCTTTAGTTTCTCTATAGCAATGTCATTAATGCTTTATTTCATACCAGCATTTTTATATAGATTTTTGAATATAAAATGGAATTTCAAACAGAATATTATTTATATCATAATATCAATAGTTCATTTTGTTTTAAGTATATTAGGAATATTAATAACATTTGATATATATATTATAAGCAGCATTATATTCTATATTTCTATAATAGCTATATTTATAATAGGAGCTGTAAACTATAAAAGTATAAAAGATAAGACAATGAAATTAATAGTCAAGATATTAGGACTTATAACTATAATAATATATCCGGTTCTTATATATCAGCTTATCATTTATAGAATGGAAGCAGCTGATATAGGTTCCATGGACATAACATTATTATTATTTTATATATGGTGGAATTTGGTTATGCTTGGCTATTTATCTTGGTATTTCATCAATATAGTTAATAATAAAATGTCTAATCCTAATAATTTAAAGAATGAAAACATCATAAAAGATGATGTTAAAACAGAAAATGAATCTTCAAAAGAAATAGAGGTAAATTTAACTAAAAGAGAAAAGGAAATATTATCATATCTTCTTGATGGCAAAACTAATAAGGAAGTATCATTAATACTTAGTATATCTCTGAATACAGTAAATAATCATGTTGCTAATATATATGAAAAATCAGGCGTAAAAAATAGGGTAGAATTGGTTAATAAGTTTTCTAAGAATTGA
- a CDS encoding bifunctional 5,10-methylenetetrahydrofolate dehydrogenase/5,10-methenyltetrahydrofolate cyclohydrolase — protein MSNILDGRELAKEIKERIKKETEILEKKPRIDFLYFEDDKSTEVYFKRAKKQAESVGMIGSLHNLPVNTTEKDFLTLIEYLNKEKETSGIMIQMPLPKHICKKKVYETISIEKDSDAISHVNLGRIFIGDSNLAPCTAKSAMALIEKSGINIEGANAVVIGRSEIVGKPLAHLLLQKSATVTIAHSKTKNLKELCKNADILCVSIGKAEFITGEYIKEGAVVIDIGINVLEDGSLKGDVNFEEASKLASYITPVPNGVGSVTVSMLLDNVLYLHKNIMNKK, from the coding sequence ATGTCTAATATTTTAGATGGAAGAGAATTAGCAAAAGAGATAAAAGAAAGGATAAAGAAGGAAACAGAAATTCTTGAAAAGAAACCAAGGATAGATTTTCTATATTTTGAGGATGATAAATCTACAGAGGTTTATTTTAAAAGGGCAAAGAAACAAGCTGAAAGTGTAGGAATGATAGGTTCTTTGCATAATCTTCCTGTGAATACAACAGAGAAAGATTTTTTAACATTGATAGAATATTTAAACAAAGAAAAAGAAACAAGTGGAATAATGATTCAGATGCCTCTTCCTAAACATATATGCAAGAAAAAAGTTTATGAAACTATTTCAATAGAAAAGGATTCTGATGCAATATCTCATGTTAATTTGGGTAGGATATTTATAGGCGATAGTAATTTAGCTCCTTGTACAGCAAAGAGTGCTATGGCTTTAATAGAAAAATCCGGCATAAATATAGAAGGTGCTAATGCTGTTGTTATAGGAAGAAGCGAGATAGTTGGAAAGCCTTTAGCTCATTTACTTTTACAAAAATCTGCTACTGTTACTATAGCACATTCAAAAACTAAGAATTTAAAAGAGCTTTGTAAGAATGCTGATATATTATGTGTATCAATTGGAAAAGCAGAATTCATTACAGGAGAATATATAAAAGAAGGAGCTGTAGTTATAGACATAGGTATAAATGTATTAGAGGACGGTTCTTTAAAAGGTGATGTTAATTTTGAGGAGGCTTCAAAGTTAGCTTCTTATATTACTCCTGTACCTAATGGCGTTGGAAGCGTTACTGTTTCTATGCTTTTAGATAATGTGCTTTATCTCCATAAAAACATTATGAATAAAAAATAA
- the rsmI gene encoding 16S rRNA (cytidine(1402)-2'-O)-methyltransferase — MEEITSNDNNKNAVENGVIYVVATPIGNMEDITIRALKILRNVDFILAEDTRVALKLLNFYNIKNKLFSYHSHSSEYRINEYINEILNGNSAAIVSDAGTPCISDPGVSIIKLAIEKNIKIVPVGGISAFTSLLSVSGISGNTLFVGFLSNKSGKRRNQLKDLYNNQKTIIVIYESVYRVKECIEDIVNIFGEKTDIVIGREITKQFEQIIRSDAKNILDFFTDGSILTKGEFCIIIDNRKSKVCGANAENNLCKESDYDN, encoded by the coding sequence ATAGAAGAAATAACAAGTAATGATAATAATAAAAATGCTGTTGAAAATGGCGTTATATATGTAGTTGCTACTCCTATAGGAAATATGGAAGATATAACTATAAGAGCTTTGAAAATTCTTAGAAATGTGGATTTTATATTGGCTGAAGATACTAGAGTGGCTTTGAAACTTCTAAACTTCTATAATATTAAAAATAAATTATTTTCTTATCATAGCCATTCATCTGAATATAGAATCAATGAATATATAAATGAAATATTAAATGGAAACTCTGCTGCTATAGTAAGCGATGCAGGTACACCTTGTATAAGCGACCCTGGTGTAAGCATTATAAAATTGGCTATAGAGAAAAATATAAAGATTGTACCTGTTGGCGGAATATCTGCATTCACTTCCCTACTCTCTGTTTCTGGAATTTCAGGAAATACTTTGTTTGTGGGATTTCTTTCTAATAAATCCGGTAAGAGAAGAAATCAATTAAAAGATTTATATAATAATCAAAAAACAATAATAGTTATATATGAATCTGTATACAGAGTAAAAGAATGCATAGAAGATATTGTTAACATATTTGGAGAAAAAACGGATATTGTTATCGGAAGAGAAATAACAAAACAATTTGAGCAGATAATAAGATCCGATGCTAAAAATATTCTTGATTTTTTTACAGATGGTAGTATACTAACTAAAGGTGAATTTTGTATTATAATTGATAATAGAAAATCTAAAGTATGCGGGGCTAATGCCGAAAATAATTTATGTAAGGAGTCAGACTATGACAATTGA
- a CDS encoding PTS sugar transporter subunit IIA, which translates to MSFIDKKSIFLENNSSSKEELFDFLSKKISELDSSYNAEDIKEGLYDREKDGNTVIADLVAMPHARMESIKEIKVIVVSLLKPIDYNSEEDIDLAYSIVAPLDANDEFIDVLTSIAVIVQDEELQNIIRNSKVGDEEKISSMIENILKLYNQI; encoded by the coding sequence ATGAGTTTTATTGATAAGAAAAGTATTTTTCTAGAAAATAATAGTTCATCCAAAGAAGAACTATTTGATTTTTTATCCAAAAAAATAAGTGAATTAGATTCTAGTTATAATGCAGAGGATATAAAAGAAGGATTATATGACAGGGAAAAAGATGGAAATACTGTAATAGCAGATTTAGTAGCAATGCCGCATGCCAGAATGGAATCTATAAAAGAAATTAAAGTTATTGTTGTATCTCTTTTAAAACCTATAGATTATAATTCTGAAGAAGATATAGATTTGGCTTATTCTATAGTTGCACCTTTAGATGCAAATGATGAATTCATAGATGTATTGACATCAATTGCTGTTATCGTTCAAGATGAAGAACTTCAAAACATTATAAGAAATTCTAAAGTAGGTGATGAGGAGAAAATTTCATCTATGATAGAAAATATATTAAAATTATACAATCAAATATAA
- a CDS encoding tetratricopeptide repeat protein, with product MIKKIFIIFFTALTINSISFAQKKIIIFETEYSNNYTSYAFKDIIIKNLFINSDFRIIPYIPYKRNDYKEIKSKIKELTFNNNADISITYNLLKYKNGFILNYVIFDREKPNEWKEKNIYSKEEKFFESINKVLEEIYSYSKKNDNLVKEYEYIPLIGYYSQIVSDNEYNDENKKKIYEMFFNFYKDNIYFNMDYLEYLTEKGNKDSINDINIIVENMKKYLDKNNHYYFSALGDLYYSKYKTNVENEDIDISIENYIKAINAKNYNYIYYKKLANAYILKNDYDNASKSYNAAIKIYDRDTALIKDAIYLLRRDMNQNGNLVIEYLKKIIDINKNDDEALEELADIYENLGDKYNSQIYYTKLLEAVNYNLYIINNEKPNPVLYDKYIKKRNEITKKLEKLKI from the coding sequence ATGATAAAAAAAATATTTATTATCTTTTTTACTGCCCTAACTATAAACAGCATATCTTTTGCTCAAAAAAAAATAATAATCTTTGAAACAGAATACAGCAATAATTACACATCATATGCCTTCAAAGATATTATAATAAAAAATTTATTCATTAACTCCGATTTTCGTATAATACCTTATATACCGTATAAAAGAAATGATTATAAAGAAATAAAATCAAAAATTAAAGAACTCACCTTTAATAATAATGCTGATATATCTATCACATACAATTTATTAAAATATAAAAATGGATTTATTCTTAATTATGTGATATTTGACAGAGAAAAGCCTAATGAATGGAAAGAAAAAAATATTTATTCAAAAGAAGAAAAATTCTTTGAATCTATAAACAAAGTATTAGAAGAGATATATTCTTATTCTAAAAAAAATGATAATCTTGTAAAAGAATATGAATATATTCCTCTTATAGGATATTACAGCCAAATAGTAAGTGACAATGAATATAATGATGAAAATAAGAAAAAAATTTATGAAATGTTTTTTAATTTCTATAAAGATAATATTTATTTCAATATGGATTATCTAGAGTATCTCACAGAAAAAGGAAATAAAGATTCTATTAATGATATAAATATAATAGTAGAAAACATGAAAAAATATTTAGACAAAAATAATCATTATTATTTTTCTGCTTTAGGAGATCTATATTATAGTAAATACAAAACTAATGTAGAAAATGAAGATATAGATATCAGTATAGAAAATTATATAAAGGCAATAAATGCAAAAAATTATAATTATATATATTATAAAAAACTTGCCAATGCTTATATACTTAAAAATGATTATGATAATGCTTCAAAGTCTTATAATGCAGCTATAAAAATTTACGATAGAGATACTGCTTTAATAAAAGATGCCATATACTTACTTAGAAGAGATATGAATCAAAATGGAAATTTAGTAATAGAATATTTGAAAAAAATTATAGATATTAATAAAAATGATGATGAAGCTTTAGAAGAATTAGCAGATATATATGAAAATTTGGGAGATAAATATAACTCTCAAATCTATTATACTAAACTTCTTGAAGCTGTTAATTATAATCTTTACATAATCAATAATGAAAAACCTAATCCTGTACTGTATGATAAATACATAAAAAAACGAAATGAAATAACAAAAAAACTTGAGAAATTGAAAATATAA
- a CDS encoding alanine/glycine:cation symporter family protein, with protein sequence MKIINSIITNTNNVMYGYLLLAVFFVISVFFTIRLKGIQISHSILALKLLFSKHEKGDGVSGFVSFCISTASRVGTGNITGVMTAVSAGGPGALFWMWIMALLGGSLAFSESTLAQLYKEKDSQGKFIGGASFYIKSRLKKPILAILFALCMIFTYTTFNGVQANTISNALSKYNVSVYITAIFLTVITGMILFSKKRETITHACVFIVPVMAIPYILMGLFIFFSNLPSVPLAFQNILVQAFKPSAVFGGAIGITISNGLKRGLFSNEAGMGGAPHAAAAAHTSHPCKQGLIQMFSVFTDTILICSISGFILLLSPEAMNEVKNMEGINLFQYAMESHLGSFGSIFITVCILFFSYSSILGNFFYIKTGAAAVKDNFIAYIIVGLMTIVMVFAGSLAEFKTIWGAGDMFMGFMALLNIIVMVILNKPVYLLTKHYVSQLKEHEEPKFTKDIIEELKNDDAITQWDNKN encoded by the coding sequence ATGAAAATTATTAATAGTATAATAACAAATACTAATAATGTAATGTACGGTTATTTATTATTGGCGGTATTCTTTGTTATTTCTGTTTTCTTTACTATAAGATTAAAAGGAATACAAATTTCACATTCAATACTTGCCTTAAAACTTCTATTTTCTAAACATGAAAAAGGAGACGGAGTTTCAGGATTTGTAAGTTTTTGTATAAGTACAGCTTCAAGAGTTGGTACAGGAAATATTACAGGAGTTATGACTGCGGTTTCTGCTGGAGGACCTGGAGCTTTATTTTGGATGTGGATAATGGCATTATTAGGAGGAAGTTTAGCTTTTTCAGAGAGTACATTAGCACAGCTTTATAAAGAAAAAGATTCTCAAGGAAAGTTTATAGGTGGAGCTTCTTTCTATATAAAAAGCAGATTGAAAAAACCAATACTAGCAATATTATTTGCTTTATGTATGATATTCACATATACAACTTTTAACGGGGTACAGGCTAATACAATATCAAATGCCCTATCAAAATATAATGTATCAGTTTATATAACAGCCATTTTCTTAACAGTAATCACAGGTATGATATTATTCAGCAAAAAAAGAGAAACTATAACTCATGCATGTGTATTTATAGTACCTGTTATGGCAATACCTTATATCTTGATGGGACTTTTTATATTTTTCAGCAATTTGCCTTCAGTACCTTTGGCATTTCAAAATATATTAGTGCAGGCATTCAAACCTAGTGCTGTTTTCGGCGGTGCTATAGGAATTACAATTTCAAACGGATTAAAAAGAGGTTTATTCTCAAATGAGGCTGGTATGGGAGGTGCTCCTCATGCTGCTGCAGCTGCTCATACTTCTCATCCTTGCAAACAGGGTTTAATACAGATGTTCTCAGTATTTACTGATACTATATTGATATGTTCTATTTCAGGATTCATACTTCTATTATCTCCTGAAGCTATGAATGAAGTTAAAAATATGGAAGGTATTAATTTATTCCAATATGCTATGGAATCACATTTGGGAAGTTTCGGTTCTATATTTATTACAGTATGTATATTGTTCTTCTCTTACAGTTCTATATTAGGAAATTTCTTCTATATAAAAACTGGTGCTGCTGCTGTAAAAGATAATTTTATAGCCTATATAATAGTGGGACTTATGACTATAGTAATGGTTTTTGCCGGCTCATTGGCTGAGTTTAAAACTATATGGGGAGCAGGCGATATGTTTATGGGCTTTATGGCTTTACTAAACATCATAGTTATGGTAATACTTAATAAACCTGTATACTTGCTTACTAAACATTATGTGAGCCAATTAAAAGAACATGAAGAACCTAAATTTACTAAAGATATAATAGAAGAACTAAAAAATGATGATGCTATCACTCAATGGGATAATAAAAATTAA
- a CDS encoding VIT1/CCC1 transporter family protein, producing MNNNISKNTMKLLLEMQQNEVTEHAVYLNLVKFVKKEDDRKVLENIAKEEYAHSKILEKYTNKKLKPQRLKVLKYFILSFILGYTFVIKIMEGGEKNAENIYSKIVSEVPDAKKIAFDEDEHENKLISILDEDRLKYAGSMVLGLSDALVEISGTLAGLSFALQNNKLVALSGIITGISATLSMASSEYLSAKAEGDKNAFKSCSYTGIMYLITVTLLILPYLIFPSNHYLYALITMLCIVVFIIFFFTYYISVAKSLPFKKRFIEMAGISLTVAGISFLIGLLVKQFLGIDI from the coding sequence ATGAATAATAATATTTCTAAAAACACTATGAAGCTTTTATTAGAGATGCAGCAAAATGAGGTTACTGAGCATGCTGTTTATTTAAATCTTGTTAAGTTCGTAAAAAAAGAAGATGATAGAAAAGTATTGGAAAACATTGCAAAAGAAGAATATGCTCATTCAAAAATACTAGAAAAATATACAAATAAAAAATTAAAGCCTCAAAGATTAAAAGTATTAAAATATTTTATATTGAGTTTTATATTAGGATATACATTTGTAATAAAGATAATGGAAGGCGGAGAAAAGAACGCCGAGAATATATACTCAAAAATAGTTTCCGAAGTTCCTGATGCTAAAAAGATAGCTTTTGATGAAGATGAGCATGAAAATAAACTCATATCAATACTAGATGAAGACAGGCTAAAATATGCAGGTTCTATGGTTTTGGGTTTAAGTGATGCCCTAGTAGAAATAAGCGGTACATTAGCAGGTTTAAGTTTCGCATTACAAAATAATAAATTAGTTGCATTATCAGGAATCATAACAGGAATATCAGCTACATTATCTATGGCTTCTTCTGAGTATTTATCTGCTAAAGCTGAAGGTGATAAAAATGCTTTTAAATCATGTTCATACACAGGAATAATGTATTTAATAACTGTAACACTTTTAATATTGCCTTATCTTATTTTTCCAAGCAATCATTATTTATACGCTTTAATTACTATGCTTTGTATAGTTGTATTTATAATATTTTTCTTCACTTATTATATATCTGTTGCTAAGAGTTTGCCTTTCAAAAAAAGATTTATTGAGATGGCTGGAATTAGTTTAACGGTTGCAGGAATAAGTTTTTTAATAGGGCTTTTAGTTAAGCAGTTTTTAGGCATAGATATTTAA
- a CDS encoding EamA family transporter — MDIIFALLSSIFASLTAILIKIGLAGINSNLATAIRTIIILIMSWIIVFYTNSVNSINTFETIKNLNTKTIIFIVLSGIATGLSWLFYFKALQIGNVNRVVVIDKLSIIFTIILAAIFLKEALNIKIIIGVLFIVAGTLIISFQS, encoded by the coding sequence ATGGATATTATTTTTGCATTATTATCTTCAATATTTGCATCTCTTACTGCTATACTTATAAAGATAGGTTTAGCCGGTATTAATTCAAATTTAGCAACTGCCATAAGAACTATTATAATATTGATAATGTCTTGGATTATAGTATTTTACACAAATTCTGTGAACTCTATAAATACTTTTGAAACTATAAAAAATCTCAATACAAAGACTATAATATTTATAGTATTATCAGGCATAGCAACAGGTTTATCATGGCTTTTTTATTTCAAGGCTTTACAGATTGGAAATGTTAATAGAGTAGTAGTTATAGATAAACTTTCTATAATTTTTACTATAATATTAGCTGCAATATTTTTAAAAGAGGCATTAAATATAAAAATTATTATAGGTGTGCTTTTTATAGTGGCAGGTACATTGATAATAAGCTTTCAATCATGA
- a CDS encoding histidine kinase produces MKQNFYINNKLKDLISNIIYDVQNYNSIISKYIDLERCANNYCSESRATIVRQSFLINRTMESLNDFNDINSDSFKLNMNFENISFVINEALDNVFDLFKSKKNKITLSDKILTECVVLMDRDKIKRSLLNIFSFIYSIIKVNTSMNISYSLVNYDDDKEFLLINGVDNISEKEEKILDLNEECIDISITFECDDIPDDIKRMLFKTPLISYDNFNFNNLYLYTAYKIIKEHYGNIWLESSKNEQRINIIFPAKNKL; encoded by the coding sequence ATGAAACAGAATTTTTATATTAATAATAAATTAAAAGATTTAATTTCAAATATAATCTATGATGTACAAAATTATAATAGTATAATATCAAAGTATATAGATTTAGAAAGATGTGCTAATAATTACTGCAGTGAATCAAGAGCAACAATAGTAAGGCAATCTTTCCTGATAAATAGAACTATGGAATCTTTAAACGACTTTAATGATATAAATTCTGATTCTTTTAAACTTAATATGAATTTTGAGAATATATCTTTTGTTATAAATGAAGCTTTAGACAATGTATTTGATTTATTTAAATCTAAAAAGAATAAGATAACATTAAGTGATAAAATACTAACAGAATGTGTAGTTTTAATGGATAGGGATAAAATAAAAAGAAGCCTTCTAAATATATTTTCTTTTATTTATAGTATAATAAAAGTAAATACATCAATGAATATATCATATAGCTTAGTAAATTATGACGATGATAAAGAGTTTTTATTGATTAATGGTGTTGATAATATAAGTGAGAAAGAAGAAAAAATACTTGATTTGAATGAGGAATGTATAGATATATCTATAACTTTTGAATGTGATGATATACCTGATGATATAAAAAGAATGCTTTTTAAAACTCCATTAATATCTTATGATAATTTCAATTTTAATAATTTATATTTATATACAGCATATAAAATAATAAAAGAACATTACGGCAATATATGGCTTGAATCTTCAAAAAATGAACAAAGGATTAATATAATATTTCCAGCTAAGAATAAATTATGA
- a CDS encoding flagellar biosynthesis anti-sigma factor FlgM: protein MTIDKIGGTSNIQQKSNIKYNEKVSKMGSDRIEISNESRLALQNEKLVNIIKEAPDVREEKIAEAKKRLELYMQDGALREEVLNSLANSIIDSMPIE, encoded by the coding sequence ATGACAATTGATAAAATAGGCGGCACATCAAATATACAACAGAAATCTAACATTAAATATAATGAAAAAGTTTCTAAAATGGGTTCAGATAGAATAGAAATTTCTAATGAATCAAGATTAGCTTTGCAAAATGAAAAGTTAGTAAACATTATCAAAGAAGCTCCTGATGTAAGAGAAGAAAAGATAGCCGAAGCTAAAAAAAGATTAGAATTATATATGCAAGATGGTGCCCTAAGAGAAGAGGTTCTAAACTCTTTGGCTAATTCTATAATAGATTCTATGCCTATAGAATAA
- a CDS encoding DMT family transporter: MINDSNNNIKLGSLFIMFSALSFSIMEIAVKISGSNIPVMEQVFARNFITLFISAFVMIKDKEKPFPDKRNILSIICRSISGYLGIICYFYATNNMVLADASVLQKTSPFWSSFFAFILIKEKVLKMQWIGMIIAAIGSIFIIKPTMSSNVFPAVIALSAAMFAGISYAIIGSLKGKESNSLIIFYFSLFSCIFSLFFVKSFVVPNLFEVLLLLLIGIFAGFGQFFLTIAYKKAPVSAVSIYNYTGVIFSYIFSVFLFKERVDIYSIIGMALTIFAALLVYFYKNKVYIKN, encoded by the coding sequence ATGATTAACGATTCAAATAACAATATAAAATTAGGTTCATTATTTATAATGTTTTCTGCTCTTTCATTTAGTATAATGGAAATAGCAGTAAAAATTTCAGGATCTAATATACCAGTAATGGAGCAGGTTTTTGCCCGTAATTTTATAACATTATTTATAAGTGCTTTTGTTATGATTAAAGATAAAGAAAAGCCTTTTCCAGATAAAAGAAATATTTTGTCAATAATATGCAGAAGTATTTCAGGATATTTAGGTATTATATGCTATTTTTACGCTACTAATAATATGGTGCTTGCTGATGCTTCAGTACTTCAGAAAACTTCGCCTTTTTGGTCTAGTTTTTTTGCTTTTATATTGATCAAAGAAAAGGTGTTAAAAATGCAGTGGATTGGAATGATTATTGCTGCAATAGGTTCTATATTTATAATAAAACCTACTATGAGTTCAAATGTATTTCCTGCTGTCATAGCATTATCTGCTGCTATGTTTGCAGGTATTTCATATGCTATAATAGGATCTCTAAAAGGAAAAGAAAGCAACTCATTAATAATATTTTATTTTTCTTTGTTTTCATGTATATTCTCATTATTCTTTGTAAAAAGTTTTGTAGTACCTAATTTGTTTGAAGTGTTATTACTTTTGCTTATAGGAATATTTGCAGGATTCGGACAATTCTTTTTAACTATAGCATACAAAAAAGCTCCTGTTTCTGCTGTAAGCATATATAATTATACTGGTGTAATATTTTCATATATTTTCAGCGTATTTTTATTCAAAGAAAGAGTGGACATTTATTCTATAATAGGAATGGCACTTACAATATTTGCTGCATTATTAGTTTACTTTTATAAAAATAAAGTTTATATTAAAAATTAA